A stretch of DNA from Gimesia chilikensis:
GGCAAACTGGGGTCCGAGACACTGCGAGTTGCCGCGTATACCGAACCCAGCCTGCTCTGGGAACTGAAGCATGGTCTCTGCCGCAGCTGGAACATCATGGCTGACGGCCGCTGCCTGACATCGCTGGAAGATCGCAGGAGTGAAATTGAAATCCCATGAATTACCAGGAATACCGCGCGGCCAAAGAGTCATTTCTCCAGACCGATCCACTTCGACTGGACTGCATGAATACGCAGAAGGCGTTGAGCGGGCTGTTACCCGCTATCCCGCAGACAACAGAGGAATATTCGCTGCCAGAGGCACTCGCGGCCTGGCAGGAGGTTACGGGGTTTGAACTTCAGCAGTTGGAATCCATTCCCGGAACAGGAGTGCGTGAGCTGCTCGCGCAGCTGATCGAACAACTCAAACAGGCAGAGGCGGAATTTCTCTTCCCCTGCGACGTGTATCCCGTTTATCACCGTTTACTGGGGGACTACCCCGCGCGGACGTATCATACTTTTCCGGATTGGGAATGGGAGGCCCTGTCTGCAACATCACAAGAGCGTCAGGTTTTGCTGCTGACACAGCCTGCGGTTCCCGTGGGTCGGTACCTTTCCGCTGCAGAAATCACAACAGTCCAGAACTGGCTGGCTGCCGATGCCAGGCGACTGCTGATCGTCGATGCTGCCTACGCTTATGAACCGAATCACAGCATCTATGCGAAACTTCTGGCGTCGAACCAATGCCTGTGCCTGTTCTCGCTCTCCAAGCCCTGGCTGCTGCCCGAGCACTGGGGGCTGGCGGTCGGTCCGCCTGAACTTCTGGAGAGCGTGTCCCTTTCGCCCGGGGAATTCTCTACGAACTGGGTCCCTGCCTTGCTTCTAAATACCGGGCTGCCTGCTCGCTTACGGAATCTGTTTCATCAGGAATGGAAGCGACTGAGTGCCGCCATTCACGAATTTGCCCCGGACTGGAAGCCGCCTGAGTCCGGATATTATGCGACGGTCAACCTTCCGTTTGAGCAGTTATTGCAGAATCATAACGTGCTGGGGGTTCCAGCGACCGTGTTTGGCTCGGATCGATCGGACGTCACTGTGATCTCCTGCCTGTTCCACATCCAACGGGGGCTGACCGATGGATGAAAGCCTGGAACGCTGCCTGCAACTTTATGAAGATGCGGACTTTTACGATCAGGAGTTTGCAGATCGCACTTTCGAAATCCCTTTTTTTCTGGCTGCAGCGCAGCGTTTTGGCTCCCCTGTGCTGGAGCTGGGCTGCGGCTCGGGAAGGATCACGATTCCCCTGGCCCGCGCGGGGGTCGATATAGACGGCATCGATCTCTCAGAGTCGATGATCGACCGGGCCAGAGCCAGGGCAAAGACCTGTGAGTGTGAGCAGATCCGGTTCTTCCAGGGGGATTTCAGTCAGTTGGAGACGCCACGCACTTACCGGCTGATTTTCTGCGCTACCAATGCCCTGCAGCACTTGCTACACGATCAGCAGATCGACGACTGTTTTCAAGCGGTCCGTCGCTGCCTGGCACCTGCGGGTCTGTTTCTGATTGATGTATTTAACCCGGATGCTGCCCGACTGGCTCGTACCTGGAATCAGCGTTACCTGTTCAAGGAAATGCAGACTCGAACTGACGGCACGCTCTCTGTATTTGCCCGCAGTGAGTATGACCCGAAGAGTCGGGTACTCCGCTTTCAGCTCGACTATCGTCGACAGGCAGACGACAGACAGGTCAAAGTGAAAGACGTTGAGATGCGGTGCCTGTTTCCCACTGACCTTGCTGAATTCTGTCGACGGAATGGTTTCACTGTTGTCGATAAGTGGGGCAGTTATGACAGTGAGCCTTTCACAGAAAACTCTGCAAAGCAGATCCTCGTCTGTCAGGCAGCAGGCAATCCCTGAAGTGACCACCACATTCGGTGATGCGCAGCAGGCACTCAATTCCGAAAATCTGTGCGCACTATTTGAATGATTCCTGTTATACTGATCTGAAACGGATTATCAAATCTGTTGTGGAGAGACCATATCTGTGCTTACTCACAGTTCCTAGAGAGACAGAGCCTGACGCTGATGAAGTTTCCGCTGCATCGCATCGAAATTGAAACCGATTCCGAGAGACAACTTTCGGGGCAAGTGCAACGGGAACTCCTGAGTATACCGAAGATTGTAAAACAGGAATTCTCGGAACAGGAATGGTTCGCTTTCCAGCTGGTTTTGGAAGAGTACGTGGTGGAACTTTTAAAAGAGAGGCGATCCGCCGCCCTCCGTTCCCGGCACGGAATAGCGGGAAGCTGTCAACTGAGCGTCCTGTTTGAGCGGAGACAGATTTTGATCTCTTTTAACGGACAGGAAAAAGTGCTGCAGTATCCGGAAGATGGTCCGGTGGTTTCGTAAGGGGCAGACGGGGAAGTGAAACATCACAGTCAGCTCAAATGGTTTTTATTGCTCTTGGTCCTGCTGGGAGGAGCGGTCTTTTTCCGGTACTTCACTGATGATCCGCTGACGGCCGCCAAAGCACAACTGAGAGCAAAAGGCTATAAAGTCAAGGCAATTCATTACTCCAATCCCATCGACGACTCGCTCGGGAAACTTAAAAAGATTCTCAACAGGGAATCACTCAGAGTGACCTGCATCGAATGGTATACTCCCCGGGAATCCCTGGAAATCACGGAAGAACTTGACAGGCTTGCTCCCTATATAGAAACACTCCAGTGTGGCTTAACCAAAGTCTCCGACCAGGATGCCCTGATCCTCGGAAAGATGCATCAGTTGAAAAACCTGCAGGTTTATGGCCCGGACCTGTCGGCGCGGGGAGTCTCGCAGCTCTCCCAGCTGAAGCACCTGACCTGGCTGGAACTCTATGCGCCTCAAGCGACCGACGAATCACTCCGCTGGTTAGAGCAGAACGATCAATTAAGCTGGCTCTATCTGTCTGATTCCCAGGCAGGAACTGCAACCATGCAACGCATTGCCCATCATCGAGAGATGGTGCGTCTCGATTTGCAGGGAACCAGGATTGAATCTTCTGACCTGCAATATCTAACGGGCTTTCCTCGACTACACATGCTGGAATTAAACAGGACCTTCATTGATGATCGGGCTGCGGCTTATCTCGGTCAGATGCAGTCTCTCGGCACACTCTATTTGAGTGAGACGGAAGTGGGTGACGAGGTCTGCAGAGCACTTGCGGAACTTCCTGAGTTGACATCATTAAAACTCAACGACACCCTGGTGACCGATCAGGGTGTGCAGGCTCTGCTGGAAGGGCGTGCACCGCTGAAAGATCTTTCGTTGTGGCGTTGTGACGTCTCTGCCAAAGCGTTCATGGAGGCCAGATCCTGGCCTGCCGAACTGGAGACACTGTCAGTCCGCGGGACGTCGATTAATGGGAGAGAGATCCTGGCAATGATCGAGAGTCTTCCGTCTCTGATCACTGTCGGCTATAATCATCGTGATACTGACTCAGATATTATTGAACAAATCGATGCAATGCTTAAGAAACGCCGCGCGCATAATCGAAACAGCAGATAAGACGTTTGACGGCATTACCAGTCAACCAGCTAACAAAACATAAGGAGCCTGAGCATGTATAAGTCTCTCGCAATTTTTTTCCTGGGCCTTTGCCTGTCACTGATCACTCCTTTTTCAACTTCAGCAAAGTTTCAGGCTCCCCAGCTTCCCAAAGAGGTGGCTACGATCAGTGTGGTGCAGACTCCCGATGGTCCCCAGCTGAAAATAGAAGCGGGCGATCTGGTCTGTACGACAAAGGAACTGAAAGCGCAACACAAAAAAGAAGAACCGTGGACCGTGAAACCGGTGGGGGGCCAGGTTGAGATGCGGCGTGGTGATAAAGTCAATCAAGGCCCCATCATCAAAGTGTTACTCCGTTTCTAAGTCATGCAAAGGAACCAAGGATGTTCAAAGCCAAATCGATCTTAGCCCTGGTAAGTTGCCTGCTCCTGATGTGCGCACTCCCCGCTTCGGAAGGAAACCAGAAACCGAAAGGCGGGAATGAACTGGTCCGTCTACGGGCGGTTCAGACCAGTGCAGGCCCGCAGTTGGAGATTAAGGCTGGTGACTTTACCTGTACCACTTCAGAATTGACGGTCCGCCGTAAACAGGGGCAGCCGTTTACGGTCAAGCCAGCTAATGGGAAGGTGCAGGTCCATCGTGGGGGAACGATCTCGCAAGCGGGACAGATTGAAATCGCACTCCGGTTTTAAGTCGAGCAGTGTTGATCCCCGATCGCGTTTTCAATAGTGCGATCGAGGACCTGTAATGCCGGTGACAGAGCCCCTTTAATCGGTGACACTGCCTGCTTCGACGGTGGAGAGTTCCTCTGTCAGGAATTCCATCTTGCCGCTTTTGACGTCGTAGAGAGCACCAACGACCATCACCTTGCCGGTCTGAACCAGATCCCTGATGACCTGGCTGCGGGCGGAGATTTCGTGCACGCTGCGGTAGACGTTGCGGCGGGCGACTTCATCGACGAACTGCTCCCGCTCTTCGGGGCTCATTTCATCCAGCCGCTCACACGCTTCTTCATCGACACAGGGGATAACTTCATGCACGATGGAATCCAGGTGCGCACAGCCCGTGACTTGGGTAGGATCGCTGTGATCGCACATCAGTTGTACGGTGGAAGCGACGGCGCCGCAGCGGGTATGCCCCAGCACCAGTACCAGTTTGACTCCTTCGACCGAGACGCCATATTCGATACTGCCCAGGGATTTGTTGCCGATCACATTGCCGGCAACGCGGACGCTCAGAATATCCCCGATGCCCAGGTCGAGAACCAGTTCCGCAGGCACACGCGAATCGATACAGCTCAAGACGACCGCCAGCGGGTGCTGTTCTCCTGCCGTCGCGTTGACCTGGTGGCCGAGATCGCGAGAGAGCCGGTTTCCGGTGTGGAAGCGTTCGTTGCCATCCTGCAGAATCTTGAGTACTTGTGCGGGAGTGATCTGGTCTTTGAGATCACGGGTGGAATAGTCGGCAAACTGAATTTCGTTTTGCAGTTGATACTTGCGTTTGAAACCACGGAGGCTGACCGAGATGCCGCGTGCAGGACCGATTTTGGTCTTGAATTCCTGAATCAGGCTGAGAATATCCGGGTCGATGTAATCGGTGTTGCTGGCGTCGATCAGCATCTTGCTGCCGGACTCTGCTTCGTTGAAGATCTGGTCCAGTGCCGCCCGGTTCAGGAAGCTGACCTGGTTGGCCAGCTCGATATGCAGGACATCGCCGCCGGCATGTGTTTCGAGAATACGGCGGATGGGCTGACGCAGGCTGCTGTTCAAAATGAAGAGCAGACTGACTCCCAGGCCGATCAGAATCCCGATCAACAGGTCGGTGAAGACGATAGAGAGCAACGTAATAATAAAGGGGAGGAACTGATAGCGTCCCTCAGACCACATCTGTTTGAAGAGGGTGGGGCTGGCGAGTTTAAAACCGGTGACCAGCAGAATCGCCGCCAGTGCTGCCAGCGGAATCAGATTCATATACATGGGGAGCAACGCGACCGCGATCAGCAGCAGGACCCCATGGAAAATACAGGAGATTTTGGTTTTGGCTCCCGAGTTGACGTTAACCGAACCACGGACGATCACGGAGGTAATCGGCAGACCACCGATCAGACCGGAGACCATGTTGCCGACGCCCTGGGCCACCAGTTCGCGGCTCGGCGGGGAGTTGCGGTTTTCGGGATCCAGTT
This window harbors:
- a CDS encoding aminotransferase class I/II-fold pyridoxal phosphate-dependent enzyme, whose protein sequence is MNYQEYRAAKESFLQTDPLRLDCMNTQKALSGLLPAIPQTTEEYSLPEALAAWQEVTGFELQQLESIPGTGVRELLAQLIEQLKQAEAEFLFPCDVYPVYHRLLGDYPARTYHTFPDWEWEALSATSQERQVLLLTQPAVPVGRYLSAAEITTVQNWLAADARRLLIVDAAYAYEPNHSIYAKLLASNQCLCLFSLSKPWLLPEHWGLAVGPPELLESVSLSPGEFSTNWVPALLLNTGLPARLRNLFHQEWKRLSAAIHEFAPDWKPPESGYYATVNLPFEQLLQNHNVLGVPATVFGSDRSDVTVISCLFHIQRGLTDG
- a CDS encoding class I SAM-dependent DNA methyltransferase, yielding MDESLERCLQLYEDADFYDQEFADRTFEIPFFLAAAQRFGSPVLELGCGSGRITIPLARAGVDIDGIDLSESMIDRARARAKTCECEQIRFFQGDFSQLETPRTYRLIFCATNALQHLLHDQQIDDCFQAVRRCLAPAGLFLIDVFNPDAARLARTWNQRYLFKEMQTRTDGTLSVFARSEYDPKSRVLRFQLDYRRQADDRQVKVKDVEMRCLFPTDLAEFCRRNGFTVVDKWGSYDSEPFTENSAKQILVCQAAGNP
- a CDS encoding bifunctional SulP family inorganic anion transporter/carbonic anhydrase is translated as MNDARAAGYPLSYLPRDLTSGLVVFLVALPLCLGIALASGAPLFSGLLAGIVGGLVVGSISGSSTSVSGPAAGLTAIVVAQIATLGSFEAFLLAVMVGGVIQIILGVVRAGSLSAFFPSSVIKGLLAAIGVILILKQIPHVVGHDTDPEGEMSFTQPDKQNTFSELLTVFEGDFHYGAAAVGLTSILLLVVWGRVKMLKNSVIPGPLIVVLLGVSMHLLFQRLGGPWAIEASHMVQIPVAESAKDLLTFLTFPDFSQFLNPAVYLAGATIAIVASLETLLNLEAVDKLDPENRNSPPSRELVAQGVGNMVSGLIGGLPITSVIVRGSVNVNSGAKTKISCIFHGVLLLIAVALLPMYMNLIPLAALAAILLVTGFKLASPTLFKQMWSEGRYQFLPFIITLLSIVFTDLLIGILIGLGVSLLFILNSSLRQPIRRILETHAGGDVLHIELANQVSFLNRAALDQIFNEAESGSKMLIDASNTDYIDPDILSLIQEFKTKIGPARGISVSLRGFKRKYQLQNEIQFADYSTRDLKDQITPAQVLKILQDGNERFHTGNRLSRDLGHQVNATAGEQHPLAVVLSCIDSRVPAELVLDLGIGDILSVRVAGNVIGNKSLGSIEYGVSVEGVKLVLVLGHTRCGAVASTVQLMCDHSDPTQVTGCAHLDSIVHEVIPCVDEEACERLDEMSPEEREQFVDEVARRNVYRSVHEISARSQVIRDLVQTGKVMVVGALYDVKSGKMEFLTEELSTVEAGSVTD